Proteins from a single region of Primulina tabacum isolate GXHZ01 chromosome 5, ASM2559414v2, whole genome shotgun sequence:
- the LOC142546261 gene encoding F-box/kelch-repeat protein At1g57790-like — translation MAGRRRKKLKSLAETIKGSRRVSREQPYEQYLHSELPTELLELILSQLSLRDNVRASAVCKRWLTVAISVRMANKPPWLMFFPKFGDLYEFYDPSQRKTYWLELPELRTSRICYAKDGWLLLYKPRTHRVFFFCPYTRELIKLPRLELTYQIVAFSAAPTCPGCVLFTVKHVSPTVVAVSTCNPGATEWNTVNYQNRLPFVSSVWNKLVFCNGLFYCLSLTGWLGVYSPEKNTWAVHTVPPPKCPENFFVKNWWKGKFMAEHNGDIFAIYTCSAVNPVIYKLDQANKAWVEMETLGGMTLFANFLSSHARMDLLGSLRNNVYFSKVRFYGKRCVSYSLDKGRYYPRKQCYDWGEQDPFESIWIEPPEDISTFL, via the exons ATGGCTGGAAGAAGACGGAAAAAATTGAAATC ATTGGCTGAAACAATTAAAGGCAGCCGACGAGTTTCAAGAGAGCAGCCATATGAACAGTATTTGCATTCCGAGCTTCCGACTGAGCTTTTGGAACTGATTCTTTCTCAATTATCCTTGAGAGATAATGTCCGTGCTTCTGCTGTATGCAAAAGATGGCTTACCGTTGCAATCTCTGTCAGAATGGCAAATAAGCCTCCCTGGCTTATGTTCTTTCCCAAATTTGGGGACTTGTATGAATTCTATGACCCTTCTCAACGCAAGACATACTGGCTTGAGTTGCCAGAGCTACGTACCTCTAGGATTTGCTATGCGAAGGATGGTTGGCTACTTCTCTACAAGCCTAGAACTCACCGTGTGTTCTTCTTTTGCCCTTATACTCGGGAGTTGATCAAATTGCCTAGATTAGAACTAACTTACCAAATAGTTGCTTTTTCTGCCGCCCCAACGTGTCCCGGCTGTGTCCTTTTTACAGTTAAACATGTCAGCCCAACTGTTGTTGCGGTCAGTACGTGTAATCCTGGTGCGACCGAGTGGAATACCGTAAATTACCAAAACCGACTGCCATTCGTCAGTAGTGTTTGGAATAAGCTCGTCTTTTGCAATGGTCTTTTCTATTGTTTAAGTCTTACTGGTTGGCTAGGGGTTTACAGCCCTGAGAAAAATACTTGGGCTGTCCATACTGTACCTCCACCTAAATGCCCGGAaaatttttttgtcaaaaacTGGTGGAAAGGCAAATTTATGGCAGAACACAATGGAGATATCTTCGCTATATACACGTGCTCAGCTGTAAACCCCGTCATATATAAGCTAGACCAGGCGAATAAAGCGTGGGTTGAGATGGAAACTTTAGGAGGGATGACACtttttgcaaattttttatCTTCCCATGCTAGGATGGATCTCCTTGGAAGTTTGAGGAATAATGTTTATTTCTCGAAGGTACGGTTTTATGGGAAACGCTGTGTTTCTTATTCGCTCGACAAGGGTAGGTACTATCCCCGGAAGCAGTGTTATGATTGGGGGGAACAAGATCCTTTCGAGAGCATCTGGATCGAACCCCCGGAAGACATTTCGACTTTTCTTTAA
- the LOC142546262 gene encoding uncharacterized protein LOC142546262 codes for MVGILTAEATAQLQEGIGMLLSRWAALRMAVENEWGGRDSLQKSQQLGHDLFHRLTQSKEQVYIDDLEDMLDEFMLSLNTEIGDGSIEEIAEKMMVMREECLEGNFNSIKKLKETNTPRISYAREASTNGEDDSDEGDGHDDSDGDGGGNSGEDISSEMEVDTPQNESNVNQKNTTTNGSYLKDVPEVVDGWTIVTSRRNKGRRN; via the exons ATGGTTGGAATTCTGACCGCGGAGGCAACGGCGCAACTGCAAGAGGGAATTGGTATGTTGCTTTCTCGGTGGGCAGCCCTTCGAATGGCCGTTGAAAACGAGTGGGGCGGCCGTGACTCTCTCCAGAAATCTCAGCAGCTGGGCCATGATCTTTTTCATCGCCTCACGCAATCCAAAG AGCAAGTATACATTGACGATTTGGAGGACATGCTTGATGAATTCATGCTTTCTCTAAATACTGAAATAGGAGATGGCAGCATTGAGGAG ATAGCAGAAAAGATGATGGTAATGCGTGAAGAATGTTTAGAAGGTAATTTTAACTCGATAAAGAAGCTGAAGGAAACAAATACTCCCAGAATCTCTTATGCAAGAGAG GCGAGCACCAATGGTGAGGATGACAGTGACGAGGGTGATGGTCATGATGATAGTGATGGTGATGGTGGTGGGAATTCAGGAGAAGATATTTCATCAGAAATGGAGGTTGATACTCCTCAAAATGAGTCAAATGTCAACCAAAAGAACACCACAACCAATGGCTCTTACCTGAAAGATGTACCTGAAGTTGTTGATGGATGGACCATAGTTACATCCAGGCGTAACAAAGGCAGGAGGAACTAA
- the LOC142544710 gene encoding uncharacterized protein LOC142544710 encodes MGCVSSKLIRKELEQENGYKNGDCADHVVSLTSSTYGVLKLDKENQHQKQESEQKRGIQECAIDAKKSPPREEPSEIINTWELMEGLDEEVPDAVQAKKSPRARLFPRGFSDIDTRSPLKFFNQMGSPRMLKKFGGKENKGRGNGGVWSSENSPKTVLKECNNLKGSSRKPSPRLWASIKGSPTTKRCDSFRADSGAVSSKRSLGPLFDPELVASFEKEVSEEAEKIKKMVSVGSSPTSQVARNSQNSDSILELYKEKCPPGGKNSVIIYTTTLRGIRKTFEECNIARTIIESHHVQMFERDVSMHSAFKEELRGLMNTKEVKVPLVFVKGRLIGGADEVVKLDEEGKLDILLAGIPRATLGCIRCAGIRFVLCVECNGSCKILGEDGKKSVKCSECNENGLIQCPICC; translated from the coding sequence ATGGGTTGTGTTTCATCGAAACTGATAAGGAAAGAATTAGAGCAAGAAAATGGATACAAAAATGGAGATTGCGCGGATCATGTTGTTTCTCTCACTTCGAGCACTTACGGTGTACTCAAACTTGACAAAGAGAATCAACACCAGAAACAAGAATCGGAACAAAAAAGAGGGATCCAAGAATGCGCGATAGATGCAAAGAAATCACCGCCTCGGGAAGAGCCTTCGGAGATCATTAATACTTGGGAGTTGATGGAAGGGCTTGACGAAGAAGTTCCGGATGCAGTTCAGGCCAAGAAAAGCCCAAGAGCGAGGCTTTTTCCACGTGGTTTTTCAGATATCGATACTCGAAGTCCTCTGAAGTTTTTTAACCAAATGGGTTCTCCTAGAATGTTGAAAAAATTTGGGGGAAAAGAGAACAAGGGAAGAGGTAATGGTGGAGTGTGGTCATCGGAGAATAGCCCGAAAACGGTGTTGAAAGAATGCAATAATTTGAAGGGTAGTTCTAGGAAGCCATCTCCGAGATTGTGGGCCTCTATTAAAGGAAGTCCGACTACTAAGAGATGCGATAGTTTCAGGGCTGATTCTGGGGCTGTTTCGTCAAAGAGGAGTCTAGGACCATTATTTGATCCTGAACTTGTCGCATCTTTTGAGAAAGAGGTTTCTGAAGAAGCAGAAAAGATCAAGAAAATGGTTTCGGTTGGATCATCCCCGACTTCACAAGTGGCCAGGAACTCCCAGAATTCAGATTCAATCCTCGAGCTGTACAAAGAAAAATGCCCACCGGGCGGTAAAAACTCGGTCATCATATACACGACCACATTGAGGGGCATTAGGAAAACCTTCGAGGAATGTAACATCGCCCGAACAATAATCGAATCACACCACGTTCAAATGTTTGAACGCGACGTATCAATGCACTCAGCATTCAAGGAAGAACTCAGAGGACTAATGAATACCAAGGAAGTGAAAGTACCACTGGTTTTTGTGAAGGGCAGGTTGATTGGTGGGGCTGATGAAGTTGTCAAGCTGGATGAGGAGGGTAAACTAGACATTTTACTCGCTGGGATCCCGAGGGCAACACTAGGGTGCATCAGGTGCGCAGGGATCCGGTTCGTGTTGTGCGTCGAGTGTAATGGGAGTTGCAAGATTTTGGGTGAAGATGGGAAGAAGAGTGTGAAGTGTAGTGAGTGTAATGAGAATGGTTTGATTCAGTGCCCAATATGTTGTTAA
- the LOC142546264 gene encoding alpha carbonic anhydrase 1, chloroplastic-like — protein MSAPRTPFFLLVTTIFLFIYSGADDGAIPFTYTGSTGPTSWGHLNPNFSLCGTGKSQSPINILTDKVVVNKNLKPLIRFYGSANVTLVNNKFNVGIRYPDHSGGVIVDDKMYTLKQMHWHAPAEHRINGQRHAAELHLVHVAEDSSVTVVAILFKFGQPDPLVDKIQSKLNELEYEVKIHEDIPITFGPFHPTELRKKTQKYYRYVGSFSTPPCTENVIWHILGKVRTISRKQVEALRAPLDMSCKSNARPCQLMNGRHVELYEAETMT, from the exons ATGTCTGCTCCAAGAACGCCTTTCTTCCTTCTCGTAACCACTATCTTCCTTTTCATCTACTCCG GGGCCGATGATGGAGCCATCCCGTTCACTTACACCGGGTCCACCGGCCCGACCAGCTGGGGGCACCTGAACCCGAACTTCTCTTTGTGTGGGACTGGGAAGTCTCAGTCTCCCATCAATATTTTGACAGATAAAGTGGTTGTCAACAAGAATCTGAAGCCACTGATCAGATTTTATGGCTCTGCAAATGTTACCTTGGTTAACAACAAATTTAACGTTGGG ATTCGTTATCCTGATCACTCGGGAGGTGTAATCGTGGATGATAAGATGTATACGTTGAAGCAGATGCATTGGCATGCCCCTGCGGAGCATAGAATTAACGGACAACG GCATGCTGCGGAGCTTCATTTGGTTCACGTGGCGGAGGATAGCAGTGTGACGGTGGTAGCCATTCTTTTCAAATTCGGACAACCTGATCCACTTGTTGATAAG ATACAGAGCAAGTTAAATGAACTTGAATATGAGgtaaagattcatgaagatatCCCGATTACATTCGGACCTTTCCATCCCACAGAATTGAGGAAAAAGACACAAAAGTATTATAGATATGTTGGCTCATTCTCCACCCCACCTTGCACTGAAAATGTCATATGGCACATTCTTGGCAAG GTGAGAACAATATCAAGAAAACAAGTAGAGGCCCTGAGGGCACCCCTGGATATGAGTTGCAAGAGCAATGCAAGACCATGTCAGCTAATGAATGGACGACACGTGGAACTTTACGAAGCGGAGACTATGACTTAA